The Chanos chanos chromosome 6, fChaCha1.1, whole genome shotgun sequence genome includes a region encoding these proteins:
- the mrpl20 gene encoding large ribosomal subunit protein bL20m, with amino-acid sequence MVFLTLSCWIRNRGPDRYWKVQEVLKNARHFRGRKNRCYSLAVRAVRRAFVYATKARKAKRRSMRTLWISRIAAASREHGMKYPVLISNLVKSSVQVNRRVLSDLAVTEPRSFLSLAKLARARQQEGFCAALGNGKEPPGVFSRIVQLQ; translated from the exons ATGGTGTTTCTAACGTTATCGTGTTGGATACGTAACCGAGGGCCCGACAGATATTGGAAAGTTCAAGAAGTTTTGAAGAATGCACGG cattttAGGGGAAGGAAGAATCGGTGTTACAGTTTGGCAGTGCGAGCGGTGCGGAGAGCGTTTGTCTATGCAACAAAGGCTCGCAAGGCTAAACGACGCAGCATGCGGACA CTGTGGATATCTCGTATAGCTGCTGCTTCTCGGGAGCACGGAATGAAGTATCCTGTCCTTATCAGCAACCTAGTTAAG AGTAGCGTCCAGGTAAATCGACGTGTTTTGAGTGACCTCGCTGTAACTGAACCACGGTCATTCCTCTCTCTTGCCAAGCTGGCCAGGGCACGGCAACAAGAAGGGTTCTGCGCTGCCCTGGGTAATGGCAAAGAGCCCCCTGGTGTCTTCTCTCGCATCGTTCAGTTACAGTGA